The sequence TGTGAATGATGGGCGTGCGTTAAAACACATATCGAACTCGAGGAGTGCATCCTTTCTTCGTTCCGTAGTTCGGTTATGTTCGGTCGCGTTGTCGACGTCTAATGCCCATTTCAGCGCCTCGCCAGCATCAGAACGTGGGATAAGTCGCGTACGCAGCGCTAATTACACTACCACAGGCTGCCAAAAATCGCTGATTAACGCGGCCTTGCTAGCACGCCAGGTGAGCCGCGGAGGGAAGACGTGGACCCCGATCGCCTTatcaagcagcagcacacgcTGGTTGGCGGAGATTGTCATTCCCTGGTGAAGGAGGGAACCGCCGGGGGTTATCAGCAGGCAGACGAGCGGTCCTCGGCGGCTGATAGTTGTCGTCGTTtgctgtgttggtggtggtgttgctgctgctgcggctgttgatgatgctgccgccaTACTTTCGGTCTTCTTGTGGCCAGCAACGAAACAGTTCCATCATCTCAACACCGTCGAAAGTGCAAACTTATTAATGATAGACTTCTGCTCAATACCACTCACTTTCAGGCACCACCGCGTGACGGGCGGGTCGTCGAAAGAGATGCTATCGAGTAAGTAGTTCGGCCAACCGATGCCATCGGACACACTTCTATCAcccttttttcttcggcaGAGTTACTGGAAAGCGATGGGCCTAACTGGGTCCCGGTGCGTCGTGTCGTATGCGTAGCGGTCGGTGCCTGCCTggcagtggccaccgggtACGGTGTGTACCGGTTGATTCAACACCGGGCATCTAATCGGCCACCGCGCGAGTGGCAGCGCGTGGGCGAAGTGTCCGACCTTTGGATCTATCCGATCAAGTCATGCGCAGCGGTTCGGGTGCGTCAGTTCGATTGCACGGCCATCGGACCGGCGGTCGGACTGTTGCGCGACCGCACCTTCATGGTGGTGCGCAGCGACGACGGGACGTTCATCACGGGCCGCTCCCACCCgacgatggtgctggtgcagcCCGCCTTCGACGCGGACTACGAGCAAATGACGCTGTCGGCACCCGGCATGCTAGATATCGTCGTCGAGGTACGGCGCCTGCTCGAGGGCAGCCAGGTTGGGGTGGGAACCACCTCCGTTTGGGACCAACCCGTCGCCACCGTTGACTGTGGCGAGGAGGTTGCCCGCTGGTTGTCGCGCTTTCTGCTCAGCGAAGACTTTGGCCTCCGGTTGGTGCTTTATCCGCACGACGGGCCGAcgcgcccggtgcgcccgaACAACCGCATCCACGCGTTACTGACGGCCCGCGACTCGGGCGCCCTGCACGACGCGACCAGCTACATGCTGATGTCGGAGGCGTCGTTGGCGGATGTGAACGGGCGGCTCGAGCGGTCGGTGCCAGCGCTCCAGTTTCGCGCCAACATCCTCGTGAAGGGTCCGGCGGCGTTCGCCGAGGACGACTGGAAGTGGGTCCGCATCGGGAGCACCATCTACCGGAACGTGAAACCGTGCACACGGTGAGTTGTAAGCACCCCCTCTCCACTCCTTCTTCCCCATCTTTGTGCGAGAAATTGgctgtgaaaaaaaaaaaacataagacGGTCCTATTAGCGGCACTTATCGGCCGTCGCGTTATCTAGTTGCTATCTGTGCTATCGGCGCCAACCCCTACAGCTTGCTGTTTGCTCTCGTTGTTTGTTCAGCAACTTGACCCCACTGCCCCCACAGCTACGCGGATTCGTATtgggtgtgtgaattaataCCGTGCCGTTTTGATTCACCATTTGTCGATGTCAACCGTGTTGATAGAATTTCTCGTCTTTAGaggcgatccaatcagagacccttaacagttcccatccgacattttggagataggttttgaccggttttgcgatgtggggtcgagcgttgtcattttgaaaaattagctTACCGTGTCTTTTACCCCACTgtcgtcgttttatggccaaaacATTCCTTTAAATGCATCAATTGTTGTGGAggggattgtccatcaataatttcattaggtttaaAAGCTTAAAGTACAcaacacctttcatatccccCATATgcgcacagcataaccgttgcgcaatgaatatttcgctttggttgcgatggacctggttcacgaggctgtatccagggctttttgcgtctAGTATTGTATTACTAACtttccttttcatcaccagtgaagattcggtacaagaatcccttttttctgccgtgcaagtaataatgaaaaagtactccccgcaaaaacgctttaccaggaacaaaacttgacatgttcaaatgcttaaaacaggCGATGTTTATACTTTAaccaaacaatctatactgcgttaggTGCttaatgacagtagctatcaaacacacgtttcataaaaaaaaaacatttgttagATTTAGTAAGTAACGCCATCTAAAACAgcacgaattaattcacacacctaataCCTCGCCACCCATTCCACGCTTGTCATTTAATCGGGAACCGGGTTTTATCGCCGGATTCATTGGTACAGGTGCCTGTTTACGAACGTCAGCCCGGAAACGGGGCAGAGGAGCCCGGACCAGGAGCCACTAACCACACTGCGGGCGTATCGCACGAAGCCGGGCCTCGGGCAGACACCGGTGCTCGGTACGCAGATGGGCGTCCGGGCCCTCGGCACGATCGCTCTCGGCGAACCGGTCCTCGTCGGCATCTAGTGGAGCCCCGAGCTCCCTTTGTAGCTACCTACCGTACTGGTCCATTGCCCCGCGCGAAAGTGTACGCGTGTGTTTGTATAACATTTATTTGTGTCTATTAAAGTGGTTTGTCGCGCGTATGGTGAGTtatgaaacaaaccaaaaaggcgcaaaacacgcaaacgcagcaaacACAGAAAGTACAGAAAGAAATGCGGCTCGAAAGAAAAGCTGGCGTCCGGCGGCGACCATCAACGTTCCTCAACGTTCAATCAGTGCGAAGTCCTTCTACGCAACGTACACCGGATCGCCGACCTTGACGGTCCCCGCGCCCCGCAGTCCCAGGTGGATGCCGAAGGCCGGTGAATCACCGAGGGCCGGAATCTGCCGGTATCTGTATTGCAGGAGAGCGCaggagaatgagagagagagagagcatacAGCAGCCGggagctgggctgggcttaCTCCTTGAGTGTCCGCAGAGGTTCCTTGGACGGGTCGGCGATGCCCGTCTCCGGATCGATTGTGGTGAACACGCAGCGCAGGCACGGAATGCGGTACCGGAACACGACCTCACCGATGCGCACCCAGCGCCACCGGTCCTCGGCGTACGCTTGCGGGCCGCGGACGACAAAGTTCGGGCGGAACTGGAGCGCGCCCACCTTGTGGTCAAGCCGGTGGTTCAGATCGGTCACGCTCGCCTCGTTGAACAGCATGTAGCTCGTCTCGTCGTGCAGGGTGCCCGTGTCGCTGCCCTGCCGGCGACGCTGGGGGTGCTGGTGCGGATAGTACCGCAGGCGGTAGCCCGTGTCCCGGTCGACGAGGTACCGTGAGAACCAGCGGGCCACCTCCTCTCCACAGTCGACCGTGGTGACGGTTTCACCCCACACGGTACCCTCTTTCAGCGTCCCGTCGTACTCGCCCGACGCCCACCGGCGCACGTCGAGACGCAGCTCCGGCATACCGGGCGCGGTCAGCGTCATCGTTTCGCACCGGTCATCGAATcgcggcaccaccagcaccagcttcGACTTCATCCGGGCCGTCACGAACTTGCCCTCCTCGGTCGTCACCAGGAACGTGCGGTCCCGCAACAGATTTTGCTGGGGGCCGGTGTTGGCACATTCGATCGCCGGCACCACGATCGCACCGCACGATTTGATCGGGTACACGTAGATGTCAGTGAGGACGCCGGCCTCCTGCCAGTGCTGCGGTGGTGTGTTATCGAGCCGCCTCTTCACTAGCCAGGCCCCAGCCACCAGTACCGTGACACCGCCGaggccagcagccagcagcacggCCTGCCGCGACACCGACCACTCCCCTAACGCCTCTGCCCAGCGGAAAGGGGTCAGATACGATTAGCAGAGCGCGAACGATTCCGAGCGTCCCTACGGTGTTGCTACTTACTTGAGAACATCGcaccgagctgctgctgttgagccGCGAAACCAGCCACTGACGACGCAGTGGCGCATCCGGGAATGGCGTCGTAACGTTATAAACCGTCAGCTGATAGAGAGGATCCAATCAGTGACCGTGTGCGGtgttattgtgtgtgtgtgtgcgacaaTGATGATCCGACACGACACGGTATCTTTCGCACTGTAATTTATTCATATTCTTTCGCCCGTCTCGGTTGTATTAGCTCGCACTCAAGCAACGTCTTtctggttctctctctctcgcgcgctcgctctctgtcacGCAAGCAGTTGTTTTTGGCGAATGCGTACATCAGCTGTGGTGCTGCGGTCTACTTCCTCGCGTTATCATATGATAGCACCGGAATAAAAAGGTCGTCGGATGCTGCGCTCTTGGTCGGTCGGCATCGCTACTGgaaacgctgctgctgctgctttctttCGAGTATAGGCGCGATCGAGCTGTACCATCAAATGCAATCAAACGCGTCGTTCTTACATAATtcagttttattaaatttgttcACTTTCGTCTGCCTAATTTTTCCATAGCTCTAAGATTGTCCGCCGTTCACAAACATACCCGCTAGTATATAGAGTTGATAGTATTcctttgtatttttttttcctgtttaaATGTGCCTTTTTCCTTCCGtaataacaacaaaatcacTTGACTGCCTAAGTAGCGATATTAGATAGTAGTGgttgtagtagtagtagcagcagtagtagcggTAAGAATGGTAGAAGTAGCAGTGGTGACAATACTACAACAGCAGTAGCACTCGATAATATGGACAATAGTGAAGCGCACACTAGACGGAACCAGCGGTCTGGTGCGCCCCTAGCCAGCGAGTTCGCTAGATCGCGAGCTGCTCTAGCGCATGAGAGAGTCGGAGAAGAGTGGGAGGAAGGGAAACCTAGACAATCGCATTTAAATAAAAGTGTGTCACCTTCATCCTAAGAACAAGAAATTATAAtaatcaaacataaaaaaacgtcATAATAGTATTATAATTCTCCTTACTGATAGTCCTTCCGAGAGCCGAGTGCTTAATATCATACAACATTTCGTGACCAAGCGTTTAAttagttgttggtttgtttaattattgttcTCCTTTTTCACTAAGGCAATATTGGGTTAGGCCGGATAGAGAAAACCGGACACAACCGGAAAAGCATTCGAGAACGATtggggaaacggaaacggtggaaaacaggaaaattaAA is a genomic window of Anopheles cruzii unplaced genomic scaffold, idAnoCruzAS_RS32_06 scaffold00936_ctg1, whole genome shotgun sequence containing:
- the LOC128276325 gene encoding mitochondrial amidoxime-reducing component 1-like, which translates into the protein MFSKALGEWSVSRQAVLLAAGLGGVTVLVAGAWLVKRRLDNTPPQHWQEAGVLTDIYVYPIKSCGAIVVPAIECANTGPQQNLLRDRTFLVTTEEGKFVTARMKSKLVLVVPRFDDRCETMTLTAPGMPELRLDVRRWASGEYDGTLKEGTVWGETVTTVDCGEEVARWFSRYLVDRDTGYRLRYYPHQHPQRRRQGSDTGTLHDETSYMLFNEASVTDLNHRLDHKVGALQFRPNFVVRGPQAYAEDRWRWVRIGEVVFRYRIPCLRCVFTTIDPETGIADPSKEPLRTLKEYRQIPALGDSPAFGIHLGLRGAGTVKVGDPVYVA
- the LOC128276324 gene encoding mitochondrial amidoxime-reducing component 1-like isoform X1, whose translation is MIDFCSIPLTFRHHRVTGGSSKEMLSKLLESDGPNWVPVRRVVCVAVGACLAVATGYGVYRLIQHRASNRPPREWQRVGEVSDLWIYPIKSCAAVRVRQFDCTAIGPAVGLLRDRTFMVVRSDDGTFITGRSHPTMVLVQPAFDADYEQMTLSAPGMLDIVVEVRRLLEGSQVGVGTTSVWDQPVATVDCGEEVARWLSRFLLSEDFGLRLVLYPHDGPTRPVRPNNRIHALLTARDSGALHDATSYMLMSEASLADVNGRLERSVPALQFRANILVKGPAAFAEDDWKWVRIGSTIYRNVKPCTRCLFTNVSPETGQRSPDQEPLTTLRAYRTKPGLGQTPVLGTQMGVRALGTIALGEPVLVGI
- the LOC128276324 gene encoding mitochondrial amidoxime-reducing component 1-like isoform X2, coding for MLSKLLESDGPNWVPVRRVVCVAVGACLAVATGYGVYRLIQHRASNRPPREWQRVGEVSDLWIYPIKSCAAVRVRQFDCTAIGPAVGLLRDRTFMVVRSDDGTFITGRSHPTMVLVQPAFDADYEQMTLSAPGMLDIVVEVRRLLEGSQVGVGTTSVWDQPVATVDCGEEVARWLSRFLLSEDFGLRLVLYPHDGPTRPVRPNNRIHALLTARDSGALHDATSYMLMSEASLADVNGRLERSVPALQFRANILVKGPAAFAEDDWKWVRIGSTIYRNVKPCTRCLFTNVSPETGQRSPDQEPLTTLRAYRTKPGLGQTPVLGTQMGVRALGTIALGEPVLVGI